One region of Agrobacterium tumefaciens genomic DNA includes:
- the rplE gene encoding 50S ribosomal protein L5 — protein MADKYEPRLKTEYVSRIRGAMQEKFSYANVMMIPKLEKIVINMGVGEATADSKKPTIAAGDLAAIAGQKPVVTRARNSIAGFKVREGMPIGAKVTLRGARMYEFLDRLINIALPRVRDFRGLNPKSFDGRGNFAMGIKEHIVFPEINYDKVDQMWGMDIIVCTTATSDDEARALLTEFNFPFRH, from the coding sequence ATGGCTGATAAGTACGAGCCGCGTCTCAAGACGGAGTACGTTTCCCGTATCCGTGGCGCCATGCAGGAGAAGTTCTCCTACGCCAACGTGATGATGATCCCGAAGCTTGAAAAGATCGTGATCAACATGGGTGTTGGCGAGGCAACTGCCGACTCCAAGAAGCCAACCATTGCTGCCGGTGACCTGGCTGCGATTGCCGGCCAGAAGCCGGTTGTTACCCGCGCTCGCAACTCGATCGCTGGTTTCAAGGTTCGCGAAGGCATGCCGATCGGCGCGAAGGTTACCCTTCGTGGCGCCCGCATGTATGAATTCCTTGATCGCCTGATCAACATCGCGCTGCCGCGCGTTCGCGACTTCCGGGGTCTGAACCCGAAGAGCTTTGACGGCCGTGGCAACTTCGCCATGGGCATCAAGGAACACATTGTGTTCCCTGAGATCAACTACGATAAGGTTGATCAGATGTGGGGCATGGACATCATCGTTTGCACGACGGCGACGTCGGACGACGAAGCACGGGCTCTGCTTACAGAGTTCAACTTCCCGTTCCGTCACTAA
- the rplX gene encoding 50S ribosomal protein L24 — protein sequence MQKIRKGDNVVVLTGKDKGRTGEVIQVLPKEDRAVVRGVNMVKRHQRQTQAQEAGIINKEASLHISNIAIVDKDGKPTRVGFTVVDGKKVRVAKRSGEVIDG from the coding sequence ATGCAGAAAATTCGTAAAGGCGACAACGTTGTCGTATTGACCGGTAAGGACAAGGGCCGTACCGGCGAAGTAATCCAGGTTTTGCCGAAGGAAGATCGGGCCGTTGTGCGTGGCGTTAACATGGTGAAGCGTCACCAGCGCCAGACCCAGGCTCAGGAAGCTGGCATCATCAACAAGGAAGCGTCCTTGCACATCTCCAACATTGCCATCGTCGATAAGGATGGCAAGCCGACCCGCGTTGGCTTTACTGTTGTAGACGGCAAGAAGGTCCGCGTGGCCAAGCGTTCGGGAGAAGTGATCGATGGCTGA